A region of the Roseibium algicola genome:
TCCAGGGTCAGTGAGCTTTCGGCCGATCTTGCGTTTCGGCAGATGGATATGGTGGCACGCATGCTGCTGTCAGCGTCTTCGGACAATCTGGAGCACCTGAAGCAGGCGCGTAGACTGTTTGAAGTCGGCATGGTCAGGATCGCGACGGAAATGGCAACGCCCGAAGACATTTCCGAGCTCAAACACCTCATAAGCCATCAAGAGGACATGCTCGACAGTCCGTCCGACTTCATCAAGGCCGACATCGCGTTTCATAGCAAGATCGCCTCGATCTCGGGCAATCCGATTTTTGCAGCAGTGAGTGACGCCATGCTCAACTGGCTGTTCAATTATCATACGGACCTTTTGATCTGGTCGGGACGGGAGAACGTCACGCTTGCCGAGCATTCGAAAATCGTCGAGTGCATCGAAGGCGGCGTTGCTGAAGAGGCCGAAAGCGCAATGCGCTCGCACCTGAACAGATCCCAGGACCTTTACCGGCATCACATTTGACACTGCACTAACGGTTTCGTTGCGCGCGCGGTTGGTGCCATCGGCGCCTGCCAGCCGGCAAAGCGTCCCCATATCAGTCTTTCGGCGGCTCTCGTCAGGATCCGGAAACCGGACGCAATCATCAGCTGGCAATTCTCGCAGTTGGCCAACAAGTTCAATTTGCGCTGTCCTTGCGGATGACATCGAGCATCGCGTCACGGATCTGACGATTTTCTGCCGACTCAATCCCCGCCGATCAGTCCCGTTCCAGCGAAGAGCATGATCCAGACCTTCATCCGCATGATCAGCGCCTTTTCCAGCGCCCAGGCCTGGATGATGCCACCCATGAAGGTGCCTTGAAGCGAGCCGGAAATATGGGTGGTATAGGCCTGGACCAGGCATCTGGCGCCATCAACCAAGAGAGCGTTCTGTTCGGGATATTCGAGCCGAACATGTACGACAAGGTCACCGGGGCCGCGACGGTCTGACGGCTGCATCAGGACGCCGGTCGGACCGAGCTGGCCGGTCGCGATAACGTCCTGGATGCGGACGATGCGCGCTGCCAGCACCGTGTTCGCCATGCCGCTGTTGATGTTGTTCTCGCAGGCGACCTCCGCAGGCATGCCGACATGCAGAACCGCGCTGTTTGTCTGGCTGAAACCAGCGACGATTTCAATGGGATCGGTCTTGTCGCGATCCGGCACGATGACCATCGCCGGATTAACCGAGAACTGCGCGGCGCGAGCGCCGACATTCAGGGTTAGCTGCTCGATCTTGCCGGAAACCGACGAATACACCTTGGTCTTGGCAAGATTGACCTTGGCCTGGTCGAGGGCGGCTTCTGCGGACTTCAGTTCTGCTGGCAGGACCTGATCGAGCTGCACTTGCAGCGCTTCCATCTTGGAGTTGGCGGCGTTCACATTGGCGGCCGCCTGCTCCTGTGCGGCCTTTGCGTTTTCGTACCTGTTCAGCGTGTAGGCGGGCGAGTTCTTGTCCTTGAGGTCCTGCTGTTCCGACAGGGTCAGGTTGGCGGTGTCGAGAACCGCTTTCGTCCGGGCGAGGTCGGCCGCGGCTGCCTTGATCTGTGCTTTGACGACATCGATCTGGCTGTTGACTTCACCGACCGCGGTCTGGGCGGTTGCGACCGCCGCCTTTTCGCTGCTGTCATCGACCGTGAAAAGCAGATCGCCGACCTTGACGGTTTGACCGGCTTTAACGGGCACTTCGGTAACCGTGCCACCACGTTCGGTGACGATCGGCACGACACGGTAGGGGATCAACGCATTTGGGGTGTCCGGATGATAATACTCGACCGTGAAGATCAGCGCGACGAACAAGACAATCCAGACGAACAGTGCGCGGTGGACGTTGTAGAGCGTCACGGGGCGTCCCCGCCAGCGCAGATAGGCCATGCGCAGCAACAGCGGAAAGCAGGTGATGAGGAGCTCGATCATGCGTTGGCTCCTTTTCCTTCGACCGGTGTCTGCAGATCCGCAACTGACTGCTCTGCTATCGGTTGTTCTTTGGCAGGGGTCGTTCCATTGGCAGGCGACGCGTTCTCGACGGCTGCTGTTTCCTCTTCCCGCAACGTCTCGTCCGCGGCCGGTTCCGGCTTCATCCAGAGAACGACGTCATAGGCAAAGGCGGCAAAAATCAGGGTCAACGGCAACAGAAGGCTCACGTCCCGCAAGGGCGGCACCAGATCATAGGCAAGGCCGATCACCAGCATGGTCGGGATCGTGGTGCGGATCGGCGTCCTCGATCCCTTGTGCTCCGCGTAGCGGTCGAAAACGGCATAGAGGTAGATCACCAGGAAAAGGAGCAGCAGCAGTGTGATCAACCCGGCCGTGGCAAAGCCGTCGCTGGCGCCGGGCGCGACCCAGGAATCCGGCGGTGGGTCCAGTGTCTGCGCCGTCGTTGCCGTTGTGCTCATGAATGTTCCCCCACCCGATGTGCTGTGACCCAACGTCACCGGAAACATAATGTCTGCAGGAATTACCGATTGAAACAAGAAATTGCGCCTCTGACCGAGGACACGTTAGGTCGGCCTGATCCGCAGTCGGTGTGACACGCACCT
Encoded here:
- a CDS encoding transcriptional regulator NanR, with the translated sequence MKRSDWRVMENWNGLGAGDDKIVRRKLSDQVFDRLREMIVRGELGPGDPMPSERELMQRFGVGRPAVREAMQTMHTQGLISISQGERSRVSELSADLAFRQMDMVARMLLSASSDNLEHLKQARRLFEVGMVRIATEMATPEDISELKHLISHQEDMLDSPSDFIKADIAFHSKIASISGNPIFAAVSDAMLNWLFNYHTDLLIWSGRENVTLAEHSKIVECIEGGVAEEAESAMRSHLNRSQDLYRHHI
- a CDS encoding HlyD family secretion protein, which codes for MIELLITCFPLLLRMAYLRWRGRPVTLYNVHRALFVWIVLFVALIFTVEYYHPDTPNALIPYRVVPIVTERGGTVTEVPVKAGQTVKVGDLLFTVDDSSEKAAVATAQTAVGEVNSQIDVVKAQIKAAAADLARTKAVLDTANLTLSEQQDLKDKNSPAYTLNRYENAKAAQEQAAANVNAANSKMEALQVQLDQVLPAELKSAEAALDQAKVNLAKTKVYSSVSGKIEQLTLNVGARAAQFSVNPAMVIVPDRDKTDPIEIVAGFSQTNSAVLHVGMPAEVACENNINSGMANTVLAARIVRIQDVIATGQLGPTGVLMQPSDRRGPGDLVVHVRLEYPEQNALLVDGARCLVQAYTTHISGSLQGTFMGGIIQAWALEKALIMRMKVWIMLFAGTGLIGGD